A window of Desulfomicrobium macestii contains these coding sequences:
- a CDS encoding AMP-binding protein — MDKPALREITLGQMLDEAIMQHPDNEAVVYVDRNFRMTYREFGELVDNLAKGLMAMGVQKGEKMAIWATNVPYWVAFQFATAKIGAVLLTVNTFYKTAELEYLLKQSECENLLLIDSFRDTDYVQTVYDLVPELKTQERGYLRSEKFPDLKRVFFLGQEKHRGMYSMPELLALSRVTSEEDYKARQASLDPHDVVNMQYTSGTTGFPKGVMLTHYNIGNNGFWIGENQKFTHQDRVCLPVPLFHCFGCVLGVLAAVSHAATLVILEGFNPLMVLSAVEEEKCTALYGVPTMFISVLEHRSFPRYDLSSLRTGIMAGSPCPAPVMEKVMDLMNMKEITICYGLTETSPVMTQTRVNDSIEQRTRTVGRAMPEIEVRVVDPETGEPVAPGVQGEVCCRGYNVMKGYYNNPDATAQAIDPDGWMHSGDLGTMDEDGYLSITGRLKDMIIRGGENVYPREIEEFLYRMEGIKDVQVVGVPSRKYGEEVGAFVILKEGFDYATEDIRDFCRGQISRYKIPKYVVFLDEYPMTASGKIQKFKLRDLAGQYFPEAMQ, encoded by the coding sequence ATGGACAAGCCTGCGTTGCGAGAAATTACCCTGGGCCAGATGCTTGATGAAGCCATCATGCAGCACCCTGACAACGAAGCCGTGGTTTACGTGGACCGGAATTTTCGGATGACCTACCGGGAATTCGGGGAGTTGGTCGACAATCTGGCCAAGGGCCTCATGGCCATGGGCGTGCAGAAAGGCGAGAAGATGGCCATCTGGGCCACCAACGTGCCTTACTGGGTCGCTTTCCAGTTCGCCACGGCCAAGATCGGGGCTGTCTTGCTGACGGTCAACACCTTCTACAAAACGGCCGAACTGGAATACCTGCTCAAGCAGTCCGAGTGCGAGAACCTGCTCCTGATCGATTCCTTCAGGGACACGGACTACGTGCAGACCGTGTATGATCTGGTTCCTGAACTCAAAACCCAGGAGCGGGGCTATCTGCGCAGCGAAAAATTCCCTGATCTCAAACGGGTGTTCTTTCTGGGTCAGGAGAAGCATCGCGGCATGTACTCCATGCCCGAGCTGCTGGCGCTGAGCCGCGTGACCTCGGAAGAGGATTACAAGGCCAGGCAGGCCTCCCTCGATCCCCACGATGTGGTCAACATGCAGTACACGTCGGGCACCACCGGGTTTCCCAAGGGTGTCATGCTGACGCATTACAACATCGGCAACAACGGGTTCTGGATCGGCGAAAACCAGAAATTCACCCACCAGGACCGGGTCTGCCTGCCCGTGCCCCTCTTTCACTGCTTCGGCTGCGTGCTTGGCGTCCTGGCCGCGGTCAGCCACGCCGCCACCCTGGTCATCCTCGAAGGCTTCAACCCGCTGATGGTCCTTTCAGCCGTGGAAGAGGAGAAGTGCACAGCGCTTTACGGCGTGCCCACCATGTTCATCAGCGTGCTCGAACATCGCTCCTTTCCGCGCTACGACCTTTCCTCCCTGCGCACGGGCATCATGGCCGGTTCGCCCTGTCCTGCTCCGGTCATGGAAAAGGTCATGGATCTCATGAACATGAAGGAAATCACGATCTGCTACGGCCTGACCGAGACCTCCCCGGTCATGACCCAGACCCGTGTCAACGATTCCATCGAGCAGCGCACGCGCACCGTGGGCCGGGCCATGCCCGAGATCGAGGTCCGCGTCGTCGATCCGGAGACGGGCGAGCCCGTCGCGCCGGGCGTGCAGGGCGAGGTCTGCTGTCGGGGCTACAATGTCATGAAGGGCTACTACAACAACCCCGACGCAACGGCCCAGGCCATCGACCCCGACGGCTGGATGCATTCCGGAGACCTCGGCACCATGGACGAGGACGGCTACCTGAGCATCACCGGCCGCCTGAAAGACATGATCATTCGTGGCGGCGAGAACGTCTATCCGCGCGAGATCGAGGAATTCCTCTACCGCATGGAAGGCATAAAAGACGTGCAGGTCGTCGGCGTGCCCAGTCGCAAATACGGCGAGGAAGTGGGCGCGTTCGTCATCCTGAAAGAAGGCTTCGACTACGCCACCGAGGATATCCGCGACTTCTGCCGTGGTCAGATCTCGCGTTACAAGATCCCGAAATATGTCGTTTTTCTGGATGAATATCCCATGACGGCGAGCGGCAAGATTCAGAAATTCAAGCTGCGCGACCTGGCCGGGCAGTATTTTCCGGAGGCCATGCAATAG
- a CDS encoding helix-turn-helix domain-containing protein gives MSKEQLGKRIKRFREMNEISLEDLAQRTGLEIAFLKSLEDDSVYPSLGPLLKVARGLGVRMGTFLDDELGQDPLIVRLGEREEGLSMLGGKGCSVDMKFYSLGKGKTDRHMEPFFVELMPAACGETKLSSHEGEEFIVVHEGCIEITYGKDVLTLGKGDSIYLNSIVPHHVAAGGNAPASIYAVLYFPE, from the coding sequence ATGAGCAAAGAGCAACTCGGCAAGCGTATCAAACGATTCCGGGAAATGAACGAAATCAGTCTTGAAGACCTGGCCCAGCGCACGGGTTTGGAAATTGCGTTCCTCAAATCCCTGGAAGACGACTCCGTCTACCCGTCCCTTGGACCGCTGCTTAAAGTGGCGCGTGGTCTTGGGGTGCGCATGGGCACTTTTCTGGACGACGAGTTGGGGCAGGATCCGCTTATCGTGCGTCTGGGGGAAAGGGAGGAGGGGCTCAGCATGCTTGGCGGCAAGGGCTGTTCCGTGGACATGAAGTTCTATTCCCTTGGCAAGGGCAAGACCGATCGGCACATGGAGCCTTTTTTCGTCGAGCTCATGCCTGCCGCCTGCGGCGAGACAAAACTGTCCAGCCACGAAGGCGAGGAGTTCATCGTCGTGCACGAGGGGTGCATCGAGATCACCTACGGGAAGGACGTGCTGACTCTCGGCAAGGGAGATTCCATCTATCTCAATTCCATCGTTCCGCATCACGTGGCGGCTGGCGGGAACGCCCCGGCCTCCATCTATGCGGTGCTCTATTTTCCGGAATAG
- a CDS encoding HAD family hydrolase, whose product MTADAGQPRRFDLRRIRGVVFDCDGVLFDSRDVNRHYYNHIRGALGLAPMSPEEEDYAFMHTVDKAMARIIPAELLPEAAHVQGRMTYDDFIDRMVPEPGLLELLHVLEKMGVRMAVNTNRKNSMEMVLERFELTRFFHPVMTAAKVTLPKPDPEGMRRIVETWGLPEREMSYLGDSSVDQETTNRAGVPFWAYRNRDLTAQLHVDSFHELRQWFETGFCEIID is encoded by the coding sequence ATGACAGCTGACGCGGGCCAGCCCCGCCGTTTCGACTTGCGCCGGATTCGCGGCGTCGTGTTTGACTGTGACGGAGTGCTGTTCGATTCCAGGGATGTGAACCGTCACTATTACAACCACATTCGCGGCGCCCTGGGCCTTGCGCCCATGAGCCCGGAGGAAGAGGACTACGCGTTCATGCACACCGTGGACAAGGCCATGGCCCGGATCATCCCGGCCGAACTCCTGCCCGAGGCGGCGCATGTGCAGGGGCGCATGACCTACGACGACTTCATCGACCGCATGGTGCCGGAGCCGGGGCTTCTTGAGTTGCTTCATGTCCTTGAGAAGATGGGCGTGCGCATGGCCGTCAACACCAACCGCAAGAATTCCATGGAGATGGTGCTGGAACGGTTCGAGCTGACCCGGTTCTTCCATCCTGTCATGACGGCGGCCAAGGTGACCTTGCCCAAACCCGATCCCGAGGGCATGCGGCGCATTGTCGAAACCTGGGGCCTGCCTGAGCGGGAGATGTCCTACCTTGGGGACTCGTCCGTGGATCAGGAAACCACGAACCGGGCCGGGGTCCCTTTCTGGGCCTACAGGAACCGGGATTTGACGGCCCAACTGCATGTGGACAGTTTCCATGAACTGCGGCAATGGTTTGAGACGGGTTTTTGCGAGATAATCGATTAG
- a CDS encoding twin-arginine translocase TatA/TatE family subunit: MFGIGIPELLIILVIVLVIFGANKLPEIGSGMGRAIKNFKKATGEPEEIDVTPKSESKDASDKKE, from the coding sequence ATGTTTGGCATTGGTATCCCTGAGCTTCTAATAATACTGGTCATCGTCCTGGTCATTTTCGGGGCCAACAAGTTGCCTGAAATCGGATCAGGTATGGGCCGGGCCATCAAAAACTTCAAAAAAGCCACCGGCGAACCCGAAGAAATCGACGTTACGCCCAAGTCCGAGTCCAAGGACGCATCCGACAAGAAAGAATGA